aatagacaaatgactaattttcttcgtttaaaatttattcttagcgAATCCTTTACATCTTTCgttcttattttcattcattcactcattctttttctcttaaattctaaatttctctcctctctatcaatTCCTTCCAAGACAACAACTTCCTTTGTATAGGGttcaagaattctttcttttaaactacattgtttcattttaatttcacagaacctggtcccggatcattgtatacccggtggggcagaacTACTTGTCCTACTAATTCAAgccttgtatatgacggttagtataaGCTATacttctgttctctctttctctctttatctttctcttcttctctttttattcctctcattttctctttctgtcgcccctctctttccgtttctctcacgcacacgcacacacacgcaagcaaatCATGTGACATATCACGTTTGTAACGTTACCTATAGACCCTATAGAGACTGCACAAGATTGCTTACTCCTTTGTAGGTGTTTGGTCAAATCAGACTTTAAATGTTGTCTAATATGGACCAGGTGAAAAGAATGTTGTCTAACcacagaatatagatatctctacgtGAAATTATAGATAGGGACTAGAGTGGAATCCAGTATTGCGATCAAGGACTCCTGACTGACTTGTATGGAgtgtagatatcaaataccgagTCTGCTAACTGGTGATCAAGTGTACTGGCTACGGATGGTGGCATTGTATGTGAGTGACCAGAGCTGAGATGTGGCTACTTGACTATCATCAACTAGAGTGTCTATTGATTGTCGTTATAAATTAAATTGAACAAGGTCTCTTAGAAttgatgaataaatgtatatggtTAATGAAATGAACACAGAATGTACAATGTGGACTGGACAGACCACACACTGTAACTAATGGACAAAGATAATTAAGCACCGTATGTATTATGCAAAATGTGGAGGGACCAAGTACCACTGAGAGTACATATTGCACCCAAGTGAGTACATACTGCACTTCTATTCTACTCCGCCTTACCGAAATCGTCCTATCCCTCAAACCTTTCTGTTTTCATCCGCCACCTCGCCTCATTAATTGtccagtatatctttgtaaggtaTCGCCGGCACATACAATTCAAAGCTACTGCTTTCCACATCTTCTCCAACCGACGTCGCATCCTTTGTGAATCTGCTCTCTATAAACCCTATACGTAACCTTTATCGGTCGCCCACTCTGCTCTCCATTCTTCTTAAGCACTACGCCATCAATGAGCTTCAAAATTCACCACACTTCAGTTCATGCtttgcatgaaataaaatctgTGTGATCATAATATTATAGTATGTGGTAGGCCCGTCTCGTGGTAGGCCTGACTCGTACGAGACAAACCGATGGATATAGCTAGCCACACCCGTATGGTCGGCTAAACAGTATTTCATCCACTCTTACCCACCAGTTCTCTGCATCTCGCCGTCTCTCGTATTGTTCTACTCAAACCACATGCAATTCCGATCACCAACAATTTTCCCGTTCAAACGTGAACGACATCTTTTCCATGTCGGGAAATTACGACCACATGCGTCACAAAATCCCTTTCCTTTCTCCGTTTATTGACATTCACACACCCCATGCAATACACATCACCCCATGCAATACACATCACAACCACAAATACTgactcgtaaacacacacaaacacacacacacacacacacacacacatatatatatatatatatataacattattggtgaattgaagaaatggagctgaacgcagattgaacagaaatcgttttatttcattctacacgtgtttcgaaaggcacaaattaccaaaatccgattgaataatgggaccatattgtgtctttctcttcaggaagaaaaaaggaaatccgttggaaaaacaaaaacagaacagaggcagagcaaaaaacaaatcgaactgtgctcctaagagcccatggctcttaggagcacagtttttgatttttttgctctgcctctgttctgtttttgttttttccacggatttccttttttctcctgaagagaaagacacaatatggtcccattattcaatcggattttggtaatttgtgctttcgaaacacgtgtagaatgaaataaaacgatttctgttcaatctgcgttcagctccatttcttcaattcaccaataatgttttaatttcaattatccgcaccaacgcacggttgcaacgccagatggttgtacctccaaccgtgctgttcactgctgtgatttttgctactaaggtatcggttaaacttttgattaatctactacaagattattcatctttctatttcacataatatatatatatatatatatatatattcatttaaattgTGACCGCCTGAgtaacgttggcgatttttttccttccgtttacccttctttggatctttccttttcttatgattctgacgaagagctccgctcgaaacgataaaccctcattctttccttctttcatgggcgtccaataacactatagttGTTCCAAGTCCTCgcaatattgtgttttctttttgtgtttttatgcttggattaactattatatatatatatatatatatatatatatatatacatgaacagagagagaaaggcacaACTGCGAACATATGCGCACTCCcatacaccaacacacagcttacactcatataaacactaacatatacaccacaattcgttcacacgtGACTAAACATGACTCCTTTTAAGGGTCAAActgtaatgaatgtttccgttatttcatatataattttgcttaatatcttttacttgatttattcttaccaattctaggtgtggCTGGTGGACAATGGTACGACCACAcaggtggcggaagtaatctcttatgtctacctaacgatcccatttgggccaattatactaCAAAAGTTGAAGAAGGTGGTcacatttatggcagtgaatatcaacTACAGGATTACGACACCAATACcatcttttcttttgctaacgctaaatcacttcatgatcacaacgttccgtgcgctgtctgtttgacacgacaacctgctgttgttatgacGTTACCAGCCAGAACACAGTGTTACGCTGGTTGGACGGCTGAGTATTCAGGAAATTTGATGTCCGAACGTCATACACATAAGGGCAgacttgaatatgtgtgtgtggactatgcaccagaagctgatccagcaggttacCGAAATGAAAATGGAGCTGTattatatttcgttcaggctgcttgtggttcattgccatgtccaccgtatgtcaatggtcaagaattaacctgcgttgtatgcagtaaatattgaacagaaattaaattcggttccatatgaaaatatgtatgtatgtatgtatgtatgtatgtatgtatgtatgtatgtatgtatgtatgtatgtatgtatgtatgtatgtgtgtaagcatgtatgtatgtcaggtcactttcgtgtgctactggtaacatgtaacccaggacaacctgttgcattgttgggtcgtcggcgactaaaccggcaaccccaccaagcttgcttggtgaggagggtgtttattggacaccctgcgggatgaaaaacaaaacccgtcaaagagcggaggaactcttgagagtcaacggccatccaataactgtcttaaggctgtatcatgcgcggggacacagaaataatcggactgaatatccgatcgcgcggttaaaccattgggagtgaaggactcctagcctttgtcagggtATCATTCTAGGAgagggtaactcaggtaactgggataactccgatataaaacctgcggctcagtggttaccgatgatgttgacttgttcttcttttcggattatggctgctgatgcttagtgagtgggattgactcagtgcacagcctttcctcgctttaaaaaaattcttcatgcacaggcattgcacgataacaatatTGATTAAGCACCGTGCAAtgcccatactcgataacgagggagcagccaccaagtatgtatgtatgtatgtatggatggatggatggatgtaagtatgtgtgtatgtatgtacgtgtgtatgtatgtatgtatgtatgtatgtatgtatgtatgtatgtatgtatgtatgtatgtatgtatgtgtatatgtgtctatcgatgtatacatgcttacatgcatgcatacatgtatacatacataaatgtatgtatacatatatgcatgcatgtatgtatgaaagtatgtatgtatgtatgtgtgtgtgtatgtatgtatatatgtaactatgtgtgtatgtatgtgtgtatgtgtgtgtgtatgtatgtatgcatgtgtgtgtatgtatgtatgtatgtatatatatatgtgtgtgtatgtaagtatatatgtatgtatgggggtatgtatgtatgtatatatgtatgtatatacgtgagtgtgtatgtatgcatgtatgtatgtatgtatgtgtgtatgtatatatgtatgtatgcatgtatgtatgtatgtatgtgtgtatgtatgtatgtatgtatgtatgtatgtatgtatgtatgtatgtgtgtatgtatatatgtatgtatgcatgtatgtatgtatgtatgtgtgtatgtatgtatgtatatatgtatgtatgcatgtatgtatgtatgtatgtgtgtatgtatgtatgtatgtatgtatgtatgtatgcatgtatgtatgtatgtatgtgtgtatgtatatatgtatgtatgcatgtatgtatgtatgtatgtgtgtatgtatgtatgtatgtatgtatgcatgtatgtatgtatgtatgtgtgtatgtatatatgtatgtatgcatgtatgtatgtatttaagtgtgtatgtatgtatgtatgtatgtatgtatacctgtatgtatgtgtgcatgtatgtatgtatatatgtatgtattagtgggTGGGAATTGGTAGGTTTTGAATTTGATATTcccataaaacttttctaatccgattaacgcttgttgtgaagaatccaatccgaacagcggacttcattagattaagtcttgcgattactgtgtgggttgaacgaaatacttcccactctggatattaaaacagtgtgtgagtgtgtgtgtgtgtgtgtgtttgtgagtgagtgtgtgtgtcaatttttgtatgtgtgtgtgccagtgtgtgtgcgtgtgtgtgtgtgttagtgtgtgtgtatgtgtgtctaagtgtgtgtctgtgtgtatgtgtcactgtgtgtgtcggtgtgtgtttgtgtgtttgtcagtgtttgcgtctgtgtgtgtcagtgtgtgtgtgtgtgtgttagtgtgtgtgtcagtgtgtgtgtgtgtcagtgtgtgtgtgtgtgtgttagtgtgtgtgtcagcgtgtgtgtttgtcattgtgtgtgtttgttagtgtgtgtgtgtgtgtgtcagtgtgtgtgtgtgtctcagtgtgtgtgtgtgtgtgtgtgtgtctttgtgtctgtgtatttgttggttgaacgaaatacttcccacactgaatattaaaacagtttcccaagaataacaaataaaattaaataacaacattagtaaataaatatatcataatatacccagaaacaggaatcatttcactttacacgtgtctctcattcatcaaaatattttgctaattattgtgtgactatatcaaaccatctctttccaataattaaacctgtcagacaagttcacacccgcttttacagttccaccaatcgcat
This is a stretch of genomic DNA from Octopus sinensis unplaced genomic scaffold, ASM634580v1 Contig18366, whole genome shotgun sequence. It encodes these proteins:
- the LOC118761886 gene encoding short-chain collagen C4-like, giving the protein MSAQAEVGCSQSLAFGLDYGVNPTREPGPGSLYTRWGRTTCPTNSSLVYDGVAGGQWYDHTGGGSNLLCLPNDPIWANYTTKVEEGGHIYGSEYQLQDYDTNTIFSFANAKSLHDHNVPCAVCLTRQPAVVMTLPARTQCYAGWTAEYSGYLMANYYGHKGRHEYECVDYAPEADPAGYRNEDGAVLYFVQAACGSLP